Proteins from a single region of Crassaminicella profunda:
- a CDS encoding flagellar hook protein FlgE, whose protein sequence is MMRSMFSAVSALSAHQMKMDIIGNNIANVNTVAFKGSRVTFKETFNQTIKGASGSGSGRGGTNPMQVGLGVDVGAVDVIHRRGTPERTDNPTDLMINGEGFFMVSDDSNYLNRYYTRAGNFVVDDYGNLVTQDGMKVLGYMADETGRLKSSIEGIKIDKSTVYPPQATKPSDPPIPGEEIVTFTGNLDSDTKQLNKLKKNDSDPDPKVIGATGEYAIYNLDTERSAAAKHPVYSQINKDLSGALAKETTVEVYDDFGNVHEIKMLFTKRKVADGAAGKESEWQVDAFYLDENGAMLQNGTSNDYDTATGLPKTAASTMKGYNGFAYGKKGEDAAQSFTLKFDENGKVIGDTKMSFRIGTDLTKGAGALDFEMDLEKLTQFQDDSNADPTYVKGYKQGALSEYAINENGEITGVFSNGKRRVLGRIAIANFKNPAGLQKTQSNMYVETRNSGKGVPGKPGTNGFAQLNPGNLEMANVDLGREFTQMITTQRGFQANSKVITTTDEMLQELVNLKR, encoded by the coding sequence ATGATGCGTTCAATGTTTTCGGCAGTATCTGCTCTTAGCGCACATCAAATGAAAATGGATATTATTGGGAACAACATTGCCAATGTAAATACAGTGGCATTTAAAGGCTCTAGAGTTACATTTAAAGAAACCTTTAATCAGACGATTAAAGGCGCAAGTGGTAGTGGTAGTGGTAGAGGTGGAACAAATCCTATGCAGGTAGGTCTTGGGGTAGATGTTGGTGCTGTGGATGTGATTCATAGGAGAGGAACACCTGAAAGAACAGATAATCCTACTGATTTAATGATTAATGGAGAAGGGTTTTTCATGGTATCTGATGATTCTAATTATTTAAATAGATACTATACAAGAGCAGGAAATTTTGTAGTAGATGATTATGGGAATTTGGTAACTCAGGATGGAATGAAGGTATTAGGATATATGGCTGATGAAACAGGGCGTCTTAAAAGTAGCATTGAAGGAATAAAAATAGATAAATCAACAGTATATCCTCCTCAAGCTACAAAGCCTTCTGATCCACCTATACCAGGAGAAGAAATAGTAACCTTTACAGGAAATTTAGATTCTGATACAAAACAATTAAATAAATTGAAGAAAAATGATAGTGATCCTGATCCAAAAGTTATAGGGGCTACAGGTGAATATGCAATATACAATCTTGATACAGAACGCTCTGCTGCAGCAAAGCATCCAGTTTACTCTCAGATTAACAAAGATTTAAGTGGTGCCCTTGCCAAGGAAACAACTGTTGAGGTATATGATGATTTTGGAAATGTTCATGAAATCAAAATGTTATTTACAAAAAGAAAAGTTGCAGATGGTGCAGCAGGAAAGGAAAGTGAATGGCAAGTAGATGCTTTTTATTTAGATGAGAATGGAGCGATGCTTCAAAATGGTACTAGCAATGACTATGATACCGCTACGGGATTACCAAAGACCGCAGCTTCTACTATGAAAGGTTATAATGGATTTGCTTACGGAAAAAAAGGTGAGGATGCTGCACAATCATTTACTCTTAAGTTTGATGAAAATGGTAAAGTTATAGGGGATACAAAAATGAGTTTTAGAATAGGAACAGACTTAACAAAAGGAGCAGGAGCATTAGATTTTGAAATGGATTTAGAAAAATTAACCCAGTTTCAAGATGACTCAAATGCAGATCCTACTTATGTAAAAGGATATAAACAAGGTGCTCTTTCAGAATATGCCATTAATGAGAATGGAGAAATTACAGGGGTTTTTAGTAATGGTAAAAGAAGAGTTTTAGGAAGAATTGCTATTGCTAACTTTAAAAATCCAGCAGGACTTCAAAAGACTCAGTCTAATATGTATGTTGAAACGAGAAACTCTGGAAAAGGTGTACCAGGTAAGCCAGGAACAAATGGATTTGCACAGCTTAATCCAGGGAATCTTGAAATGGCCAATGTTGATTTAGGAAGAGAGTTTACTCAGATGATTACAACCCAAAGGGGATTTCAAGCAAATTCAAAAGTAATTACCACAACAGATGAAATGCTTCAAGAATTAGTTAACTTAAAAAGATAA
- a CDS encoding flagellar FlbD family protein, whose protein sequence is MITVTKLNGKEYVVNSDLIEFIESTPDTVITLTTGKKIIVLEPIDQIIDKIIKYKKKIFSQTIITHNSLGNEV, encoded by the coding sequence ATGATTACTGTAACAAAATTAAATGGGAAAGAGTATGTAGTAAATAGTGACTTAATTGAATTTATTGAGTCTACACCAGATACGGTCATAACCCTTACAACGGGAAAGAAAATTATTGTACTAGAACCTATTGACCAAATTATCGACAAAATTATAAAATATAAAAAGAAGATTTTTTCACAAACCATCATAACCCATAACTCCTTAGGAAATGAGGTGTAG
- a CDS encoding motility protein A produces the protein MDLATVLGIVVGMGFVIGGIVLGGSIWTFWDLTSVVIVFGGTIAGTFVAYPMDKVKQALVVVKKAFTTKNLNPTEVIDKIIEIANIARREGLLALEEAAENVDDEFLKKGVMLIVDGTDPELVRNILETELAFLEERHSEGRSIFDMLGSLAPAFGMIGTLIGLINMLKTLEDPSSVGPKMSVALITTFYGALLANLIFIPIAAKLKLRSREEILIKEVMVEGLLSIQAGENPRIIEVKLKSFLAPKQRKESQDTNKESVGA, from the coding sequence TTGGATTTAGCAACGGTATTAGGGATAGTTGTAGGGATGGGATTTGTAATAGGTGGAATTGTACTTGGTGGAAGTATCTGGACCTTTTGGGATCTTACATCAGTAGTAATTGTTTTTGGAGGAACTATTGCAGGAACTTTTGTAGCATATCCAATGGATAAAGTAAAACAGGCTTTAGTTGTTGTAAAAAAGGCTTTTACTACCAAAAATCTTAATCCTACAGAAGTAATTGATAAGATTATTGAAATTGCAAATATTGCAAGAAGAGAAGGTCTTTTAGCTTTAGAGGAAGCAGCAGAAAATGTTGATGATGAATTTTTAAAAAAAGGGGTTATGTTGATTGTGGATGGGACAGACCCAGAACTCGTTAGAAATATATTAGAGACAGAGCTTGCATTCCTTGAAGAAAGGCATAGTGAGGGAAGAAGCATCTTTGATATGTTAGGAAGTTTAGCACCAGCTTTTGGTATGATTGGTACTCTGATAGGACTGATCAATATGTTAAAGACCCTAGAAGATCCATCTTCTGTAGGTCCTAAGATGTCTGTAGCGTTGATAACAACTTTTTATGGGGCATTACTTGCTAATTTAATATTTATACCTATTGCTGCAAAATTAAAACTTAGAAGTAGAGAAGAAATATTAATAAAAGAAGTAATGGTTGAAGGTCTTCTATCTATACAAGCAGGAGAAAATCCTAGAATCATAGAAGTAAAGCTTAAGTCTTTCCTTGCTCCAAAGCAAAGAAAGGAATCTCAAGATACTAATAAAGAGAGTGTGGGAGCTTAG
- a CDS encoding flagellar motor protein MotB — translation MARKRKQEEAKAGSPEWMTTFSDLMTLLLCFFVLLFSFSSIDAQKFTAVLQSFQGSLGVLEGGKTLESSEYIEDALNDERLTKQIEEIEDFKKLKEKLEEYLEDNQMQEQMLVDLEERGLLLRFKDNVLFDAAQAELKPQAKETLKFIADLLKQEEFIEKYIRVEGHTDSDRLVKSKKFPTNWELSVTRSSNVVRFLIEEARLEPTRLSASGYSKYHPVAPNDTIENKAKNRRVDIVILRSDFANSEPYY, via the coding sequence ATGGCTAGAAAAAGAAAACAAGAAGAAGCAAAAGCAGGTTCACCTGAATGGATGACAACTTTTAGTGATTTGATGACATTACTTTTATGTTTTTTCGTATTACTTTTTTCTTTTTCTTCTATTGATGCCCAAAAATTTACAGCCGTATTACAATCGTTTCAAGGTTCATTAGGGGTATTAGAAGGAGGAAAAACCCTTGAAAGCTCAGAATATATTGAAGATGCATTAAATGATGAAAGATTAACAAAACAAATCGAAGAGATAGAAGATTTTAAAAAGCTTAAGGAAAAATTAGAAGAATATTTAGAAGATAATCAGATGCAAGAACAAATGTTAGTAGATCTTGAGGAAAGAGGATTATTGCTTCGATTTAAAGATAATGTATTATTTGACGCAGCACAAGCAGAATTAAAGCCTCAAGCCAAAGAGACATTAAAGTTTATAGCAGATTTATTAAAACAAGAGGAGTTTATTGAAAAATATATAAGGGTTGAAGGTCATACAGACTCAGATAGACTCGTCAAGTCAAAGAAGTTTCCAACCAACTGGGAATTATCAGTGACAAGATCTTCTAATGTTGTAAGATTTTTAATTGAGGAAGCAAGGCTTGAGCCTACAAGATTATCAGCATCAGGATATAGCAAATATCATCCTGTTGCACCTAATGATACCATAGAGAATAAAGCTAAGAATAGAAGGGTAGACATTGTAATACTTCGTTCAGATTTTGCAAACTCTGAACCTTATTACTAA
- a CDS encoding flagellar basal body-associated FliL family protein — protein MTTKKVILFSVIGFLVTAIVVAIAVFVVTNKKTDTQPKEMKTYTYSIGELYANVKDSRKILKVNMDIEMLNEKLNERLDNKRPKMTNNILELLRSKDETQLSGDKGQQALRKEILKSIKKVVPSDEILDVYFVEFIIQ, from the coding sequence ATGACAACAAAAAAAGTAATATTATTTAGCGTTATAGGTTTTTTAGTTACTGCAATAGTAGTAGCAATTGCAGTTTTTGTAGTTACAAATAAAAAAACGGATACACAACCAAAAGAAATGAAGACATATACATACTCTATTGGAGAGTTGTATGCCAATGTAAAAGATAGTAGAAAAATTTTAAAGGTCAATATGGACATAGAAATGCTTAATGAAAAATTGAATGAGCGTCTAGATAATAAGCGTCCTAAAATGACGAATAATATTTTAGAACTATTAAGAAGCAAAGATGAGACACAGTTATCAGGAGATAAGGGTCAACAAGCTCTTCGTAAAGAAATTTTAAAATCAATCAAAAAAGTCGTACCCTCTGATGAAATTTTGGATGTGTACTTTGTTGAATTTATTATCCAATAA
- the fliM gene encoding flagellar motor switch protein FliM, which translates to MSDVLSQSEIDALIQALSSGEVDAQEITAETKEAKVKKYDFRRPDKFAKEQLRTLQIIHENFSRLLNTFLSGYLRSLVQVEVLSVEQLSNHEFTNSISNPAVLGIVDFSPLEGQIILDITADVAFVIIDRILGGSGKAVEEKRSFTEIEISLLRKLIKQIMKLFKEPWENVVEIHPRLEKIETNSQFAQIVSPSETIALITLNIKIGDVEGLVNLCIPHLVIEPILPKLNTRLWFNSVNKERTTEDEKVITKRVEKTAVPVRAVLGSTHITVSEFLDLQIGDVIQLDTFIKEDVKIFVGEHLKYYGKAGTKKKNMAVQIEGIVKKGDE; encoded by the coding sequence TTGTCTGATGTATTATCACAAAGTGAGATAGACGCTCTGATACAGGCTTTAAGTTCTGGTGAAGTAGATGCACAAGAAATAACGGCCGAGACTAAAGAAGCAAAAGTAAAAAAATATGATTTTAGAAGACCAGATAAATTTGCAAAGGAACAATTGCGTACACTCCAAATTATTCATGAGAATTTTTCACGATTGTTAAATACCTTCTTATCTGGCTATTTGAGAAGTTTGGTACAGGTTGAAGTATTAAGTGTAGAACAATTATCTAATCACGAGTTTACTAATTCTATATCAAATCCAGCAGTTTTAGGAATTGTTGATTTTTCACCATTAGAAGGACAGATCATATTAGATATTACTGCTGATGTTGCATTTGTTATTATTGATAGAATATTAGGGGGTAGTGGTAAAGCAGTTGAAGAGAAAAGGAGTTTTACAGAAATTGAGATTTCCTTATTAAGAAAACTCATTAAACAGATTATGAAACTTTTTAAGGAACCATGGGAGAATGTAGTAGAGATTCATCCTAGATTAGAAAAGATAGAAACAAATTCTCAATTTGCTCAAATTGTTTCACCTAGTGAGACTATCGCACTTATAACATTAAATATTAAGATTGGTGATGTGGAAGGACTGGTAAATCTGTGTATTCCTCACTTGGTTATCGAACCCATATTACCTAAATTAAACACGAGATTATGGTTTAATAGTGTCAATAAAGAAAGAACCACTGAAGATGAAAAAGTTATTACAAAAAGAGTAGAAAAAACAGCTGTCCCAGTTAGAGCAGTTTTGGGAAGTACCCATATAACTGTAAGTGAGTTTTTGGATCTTCAGATAGGAGATGTGATTCAATTGGATACTTTTATAAAAGAAGATGTAAAGATATTTGTAGGGGAGCATCTTAAGTATTATGGGAAGGCTGGAACAAAAAAGAAAAATATGGCTGTGCAAATAGAAGGTATTGTAAAGAAGGGAGATGAATAA
- the fliY gene encoding flagellar motor switch phosphatase FliY: protein MGDMLSQEEIDALLKGTSTVAENKPDEVLDENEKDALGEIGNISMGTSATTLFTLLGQKVTITTPKVTVLTMDELAKQYTIPFVVVEVKYKEGIVGTNLLVLQEDDVKVITDLMMGGDGTNISGELTELHLSAIGEAMNQMVGSSSTSLSEMFHSKIDINPPKAVSMSFATDLDVLDFVNNDDKIVKVAFKMVVGDLIDSEIMQIMPINFAKDLVNNLLNGSSTNYNDVDYSNSNENNQTHNVAPTVETQVSSMNNHVENTEYISSNQSPEVNRPNMTRSEPVNVQPVQFQSFDNGYSSGEKENISLIRDVPLEITVELGRTTKKISEILEFSPGTVVELDKLVGEPLDILVNGQFMAKGEVVVIDENYGIRITDITNPAKKVNKMK from the coding sequence ATGGGCGATATGCTTTCTCAAGAGGAAATAGATGCTTTATTGAAAGGTACCTCCACAGTTGCAGAAAATAAACCTGATGAAGTGTTAGATGAAAATGAAAAAGATGCTTTAGGTGAAATTGGGAATATTAGCATGGGGACTTCTGCAACAACATTATTTACCCTTTTAGGACAAAAAGTTACTATTACTACACCAAAGGTTACAGTACTTACTATGGATGAATTGGCAAAACAATATACCATTCCCTTTGTTGTTGTAGAGGTTAAATATAAAGAAGGAATAGTAGGTACAAATCTTTTAGTATTACAAGAAGATGATGTAAAAGTAATTACAGATCTTATGATGGGTGGAGATGGAACGAATATTTCAGGAGAACTTACGGAACTTCATTTAAGTGCCATTGGTGAAGCTATGAATCAAATGGTAGGCTCATCTTCTACATCTTTATCTGAAATGTTCCATAGTAAAATTGATATAAATCCACCAAAAGCTGTTTCAATGAGTTTTGCAACAGACTTAGATGTATTGGATTTTGTGAATAATGATGATAAAATTGTTAAAGTAGCATTTAAAATGGTAGTTGGAGATCTTATTGATAGCGAAATTATGCAGATTATGCCTATTAATTTTGCAAAGGATTTAGTAAATAATTTACTTAATGGGAGTTCAACAAATTATAATGATGTAGACTATAGCAATAGCAATGAAAATAATCAAACTCATAATGTGGCTCCGACAGTAGAGACACAAGTTAGTAGTATGAATAATCATGTTGAAAATACTGAATATATAAGTAGTAATCAATCGCCAGAAGTGAATAGACCCAATATGACTAGAAGTGAACCTGTGAATGTGCAACCTGTACAATTTCAATCTTTTGATAATGGTTATTCAAGTGGGGAAAAAGAAAATATCAGTTTAATTAGAGATGTACCATTAGAAATAACAGTAGAATTAGGTAGGACAACGAAGAAAATAAGCGAAATATTGGAGTTTTCTCCAGGTACTGTTGTAGAATTGGATAAATTAGTAGGTGAACCTTTAGATATATTAGTAAATGGACAGTTTATGGCTAAAGGTGAAGTCGTTGTGATAGATGAAAACTATGGTATCCGTATAACGGATATTACTAATCCTGCTAAAAAAGTAAATAAAATGAAATAA
- a CDS encoding response regulator, whose product MSKGILVVDDAAFMRMMIKDVLTKYGFDVLGEAENGAKAIEKYKELNPDLVIMDITMPEVDGIQAVKEIKKVNPNAKIVMCSAMGQQAMVIEAIQAGAGDFIVKPFQADRVIEAVKKVLG is encoded by the coding sequence ATGTCAAAAGGAATTTTAGTAGTTGATGATGCCGCATTTATGAGAATGATGATTAAGGATGTTTTAACAAAATATGGATTTGATGTATTAGGGGAAGCTGAAAATGGTGCAAAAGCCATTGAAAAATACAAAGAATTGAATCCGGATTTAGTGATTATGGATATTACTATGCCTGAGGTTGATGGTATACAGGCAGTAAAAGAAATTAAAAAAGTTAACCCAAATGCTAAAATTGTTATGTGTTCAGCCATGGGTCAGCAAGCTATGGTAATTGAAGCGATTCAAGCTGGAGCAGGTGATTTTATCGTAAAACCATTCCAAGCGGATCGTGTTATTGAAGCTGTGAAAAAAGTATTAGGCTAA
- a CDS encoding flagellar biosynthetic protein FliO, protein MKGEIVIKPDATYFISVLFVFIFIVVAAYYVTKLIAKNGSVLIKGKNMKVVEKISLGLDKSIYLIHIGKHYYILAASKQNIDVIDKINEEDMKVVSKNKQYEKMDEDFDTLLDKYLYEDNTFSQDQPKNFDAFTNTMMNKLKEMKRRTQGVKQHTDRDEMK, encoded by the coding sequence TTGAAAGGGGAAATCGTCATTAAACCTGATGCAACATATTTTATCAGTGTTTTGTTTGTATTTATTTTTATAGTAGTAGCAGCTTATTATGTAACAAAATTAATTGCAAAAAATGGTTCAGTCCTTATAAAAGGGAAAAATATGAAAGTTGTTGAAAAAATATCTTTGGGGTTAGATAAATCTATTTATTTGATCCATATTGGAAAACATTATTACATTTTAGCTGCTTCAAAGCAAAATATTGATGTGATTGATAAGATTAATGAAGAGGATATGAAAGTAGTTTCTAAAAATAAGCAATATGAAAAAATGGATGAAGACTTTGATACTTTACTAGATAAATATTTATATGAAGACAATACTTTTTCACAAGATCAACCGAAGAACTTTGATGCTTTTACAAATACGATGATGAACAAATTAAAGGAAATGAAGAGACGAACGCAAGGAGTCAAACAACATACAGATAGGGACGAAATGAAATGA
- the fliP gene encoding flagellar type III secretion system pore protein FliP (The bacterial flagellar biogenesis protein FliP forms a type III secretion system (T3SS)-type pore required for flagellar assembly.), protein MMRKDFKKYLWITVLMIFVLALSFSISSAEPKMSIPKIGLSIDEAKNPKEVANSLEILFLLTVLALAPSILIMMTCFTRIIIVLSFIRKAIATQTTPPNQVLVGLALFLTFFIMAPIGSEINEKAVQPYLNEQITAEEAVDNAMKPVRSFMFKQTREKDLALFIDISGSERPKKLEDIPSKALIPAFIISELKTGFQIGYVLFIPFIVIDMVVASTLMSMGMMMLPPVMISMPFKILLFILVDGWNLIIKSLIMGFK, encoded by the coding sequence ATGATGAGAAAAGATTTTAAAAAATATTTATGGATTACCGTATTAATGATATTTGTTTTAGCTCTCTCATTTTCTATATCTTCTGCTGAACCTAAAATGTCTATTCCTAAAATTGGATTAAGTATAGATGAAGCAAAAAATCCAAAAGAGGTAGCCAACAGTTTAGAAATTTTATTTTTATTAACGGTTTTGGCACTAGCGCCGTCTATTTTAATTATGATGACATGCTTTACTAGAATCATCATTGTATTATCGTTTATACGTAAAGCTATTGCCACTCAAACAACACCACCTAATCAAGTACTTGTTGGATTGGCTCTTTTTCTTACTTTTTTTATTATGGCACCAATAGGTTCTGAGATTAATGAAAAGGCAGTGCAGCCTTATCTGAATGAACAAATTACAGCAGAAGAAGCTGTAGATAATGCTATGAAGCCAGTTAGAAGCTTTATGTTTAAGCAAACAAGAGAAAAAGATTTGGCACTTTTTATAGATATATCTGGTAGTGAGAGACCAAAAAAACTTGAAGATATTCCATCTAAAGCATTAATTCCGGCTTTTATTATTAGTGAATTAAAAACTGGATTTCAAATTGGTTATGTATTGTTCATACCATTTATAGTCATTGATATGGTAGTTGCAAGTACATTAATGTCAATGGGAATGATGATGCTGCCGCCAGTAATGATTTCTATGCCATTTAAAATATTATTATTTATATTAGTAGATGGATGGAATCTTATTATCAAATCCCTCATTATGGGATTTAAGTAG
- the fliQ gene encoding flagellar biosynthesis protein FliQ, which translates to MSEGQIIELLQQAMLNVILLSAPMLVLGLIVGLAVSVFQATTQIQEQTLAFVPKIISVLVAIIVFGPWILNTIVDYTQDLFMNLNNFIQ; encoded by the coding sequence ATGAGTGAGGGGCAAATTATTGAATTGCTTCAACAAGCTATGTTAAATGTAATATTGCTATCAGCACCCATGCTTGTATTAGGTCTTATTGTTGGTTTGGCAGTGAGTGTATTTCAAGCAACAACACAAATACAAGAACAGACCCTTGCATTTGTACCTAAAATTATATCGGTGCTTGTTGCAATTATTGTTTTTGGACCATGGATATTAAATACCATTGTAGATTATACACAAGACCTATTTATGAATCTAAATAATTTTATACAATAG
- the fliR gene encoding flagellar biosynthetic protein FliR, translating to MKIVLELLEHIDVFLLVFSRIIGIFVSAPVFNHKNVPIYLKIGFSFIVTLILFPVIKVPINLVNDQFYLLMGSSIKELLTGIMIGFICYLFYSSIYLAGRIIDMQIGFAMVSVINPQDDTQVPLMGSLFYIMAVLVFLSTNGHHTLIYALKYSFDSIPLGGLTINAFMIDKLIGILINTFIIAFKMGAPVLVAILVSNMLLGILARTMPQMNVFVVGMPLKIIVGLIIIVLMIPLYVGVFENIFEHMFENLYEFLNLVLKG from the coding sequence GTGAAAATTGTATTGGAGCTACTTGAACATATAGATGTGTTTTTATTAGTTTTTTCAAGGATTATAGGTATTTTTGTTTCTGCGCCAGTTTTTAATCATAAGAATGTGCCAATTTATTTGAAGATAGGATTTTCTTTTATTGTAACCCTTATTCTTTTTCCTGTGATTAAAGTGCCAATAAATTTAGTGAATGATCAATTTTATTTATTAATGGGATCAAGCATAAAAGAACTTTTAACAGGCATAATGATAGGATTTATTTGTTATTTATTTTATAGTTCTATCTATTTGGCAGGGCGTATAATCGATATGCAAATTGGGTTTGCAATGGTTAGTGTAATCAATCCACAAGACGATACACAAGTTCCACTGATGGGAAGTTTATTTTATATTATGGCTGTACTGGTATTTTTATCAACAAATGGGCATCATACTTTAATTTATGCCTTGAAATATAGTTTTGATAGTATTCCTTTAGGAGGTTTGACCATTAATGCTTTTATGATTGACAAATTGATAGGGATATTAATCAATACTTTTATTATTGCATTTAAAATGGGAGCACCTGTTTTGGTAGCCATTCTTGTATCGAATATGCTCCTAGGTATATTAGCACGAACCATGCCTCAAATGAATGTTTTTGTTGTAGGAATGCCACTAAAAATAATTGTTGGACTTATTATTATCGTTTTAATGATTCCTTTATATGTAGGAGTTTTTGAAAATATTTTTGAGCATATGTTTGAAAATTTATATGAGTTTTTAAACCTTGTATTAAAAGGATGA
- the flhB gene encoding flagellar biosynthesis protein FlhB, which produces MLLFKIDLQLFNGEKTEDATPKKRQQAREEGQVLQSREINSALILLFTFWVLSLMGNYIYHNFMIFTKNILLETKNMDDLFSVGGMHKLFIQSTILTVKIVVPILGVAFVVGLICSYMQVGFLFTTKPLTPKFSKLNPINGLKKFFSMKPLVELFKSLVKICAVGYITFSYVIKQSKNILNVMDMEILQITGYLGKTIVNIAFRAAMVLIVLAAIDYLYQKWEHEKELKMSKQEIKEEYKQMEGDPQLKSKIKEKQRQMSMGRMMQDVPNADVIITNPTHYAIAIRYDSTLEDAPIVLAKGKDLIAQKIKTIASENDIVIVENKPLARSIYATVDIGDYIPPDLYQAVAEVLAYVYRIKNIY; this is translated from the coding sequence ATGTTGCTTTTTAAAATAGATTTACAACTTTTTAATGGTGAGAAAACAGAAGATGCTACACCTAAGAAAAGACAACAAGCAAGAGAAGAAGGTCAAGTCTTACAAAGTAGAGAAATTAATTCTGCACTGATTTTATTATTTACATTTTGGGTATTAAGCTTAATGGGAAACTATATATATCATAATTTTATGATATTTACGAAAAATATTCTATTAGAAACAAAAAATATGGATGATTTATTCAGTGTAGGAGGTATGCATAAATTATTTATTCAATCAACCATTTTAACTGTAAAAATTGTAGTACCAATTTTAGGAGTAGCCTTTGTTGTTGGTTTGATTTGTAGTTATATGCAAGTAGGTTTTTTATTCACAACGAAACCGTTGACACCTAAATTTAGTAAGCTAAATCCAATTAATGGACTTAAAAAATTTTTTTCTATGAAGCCGTTAGTTGAATTATTTAAGTCTCTTGTAAAAATTTGTGCAGTAGGATATATAACCTTTAGCTATGTGATCAAGCAATCAAAAAACATTTTAAATGTTATGGATATGGAAATTCTACAGATAACCGGTTATTTAGGAAAAACTATAGTAAACATTGCGTTTCGTGCTGCTATGGTTTTAATTGTTCTAGCAGCAATTGATTATTTGTATCAAAAATGGGAGCACGAAAAAGAATTAAAAATGTCAAAACAAGAGATAAAAGAAGAATATAAGCAAATGGAAGGAGATCCTCAGCTAAAATCTAAAATCAAGGAAAAGCAACGTCAAATGTCTATGGGAAGAATGATGCAGGATGTTCCGAATGCAGATGTAATTATTACAAACCCAACACATTACGCTATTGCGATTAGGTATGATAGTACCCTTGAGGATGCACCTATAGTACTTGCAAAAGGAAAAGACCTTATTGCACAAAAAATAAAAACGATAGCTTCAGAAAATGATATTGTAATTGTGGAAAATAAGCCGTTAGCAAGATCCATTTATGCTACTGTGGATATAGGAGATTATATTCCTCCAGATCTTTATCAAGCAGTTGCAGAAGTTTTAGCTTATGTGTATAGAATTAAAAATATTTATTAG